Proteins encoded within one genomic window of Flavobacterium sp. NG2:
- a CDS encoding T9SS type A sorting domain-containing protein produces MKRKLQFLSVVAMTAFLGAQVVNAQIALPGLIEAENGVFTSTNSGSLIGTANFSPGTNNGISGFNNSGSPLVTRTATYTVTVATAGIYNLSMIYGFATGSTATNAGLRVYIPAGETTSLPSTDQYNVFGGAGVLRVNPTTSANYTTAVPGTFVKNGFYLPSGTYKLSFENVGSGGYSIDKWEILSSTVSRPFPNVGTVPNITTTGTNEFEAENYDQGGEGVTFFDTTLANTGTATAVAYRIDNVDVSNAAGVGSPSNANVVNAIADTEWMEYTVNIVNDGNYKLATTYASGSDTGLKLTAAIYNSTGTKISDLITTPLELTTTTSATTYVAIESPVFPITTTGSKIIRISFSDGTGSGVNIDKFKLVYNSTLGVNDFESNVSINVHPNPSASGVFQLRQSVKWEVYSALGSKVAQGEGTEINLSSQAKGVYLVKTAKGATKVVFQ; encoded by the coding sequence ATGAAAAGAAAATTACAATTTTTAAGTGTTGTTGCTATGACAGCATTTTTGGGAGCGCAAGTTGTAAATGCGCAAATTGCTTTGCCTGGGTTAATTGAGGCAGAAAATGGTGTTTTTACAAGTACGAATAGTGGTAGTTTAATTGGCACTGCGAACTTTTCCCCTGGTACAAATAATGGAATTTCTGGTTTCAACAATTCAGGATCACCTCTTGTTACAAGAACAGCAACTTATACCGTTACAGTTGCCACAGCGGGTATTTATAATCTATCTATGATTTACGGTTTTGCTACTGGTTCAACCGCAACGAATGCAGGACTAAGAGTATATATCCCAGCAGGAGAAACCACTTCTTTGCCATCTACAGATCAATACAATGTTTTTGGTGGTGCTGGTGTGCTTAGAGTTAATCCTACTACATCCGCCAATTATACAACTGCAGTTCCTGGCACTTTTGTAAAAAATGGATTCTATTTACCTTCAGGAACGTACAAATTATCGTTCGAAAATGTGGGCTCTGGTGGTTATAGTATTGATAAATGGGAAATACTTTCTAGTACGGTTTCTAGACCTTTTCCTAATGTAGGTACTGTGCCAAATATTACAACAACAGGAACAAACGAATTTGAAGCAGAAAATTATGATCAAGGAGGAGAAGGGGTAACGTTTTTCGACACTACCTTAGCTAATACAGGTACAGCAACTGCTGTTGCTTATCGTATAGATAATGTGGATGTAAGCAATGCAGCTGGGGTTGGATCTCCAAGTAATGCCAATGTTGTTAACGCTATTGCTGATACTGAGTGGATGGAATACACAGTAAATATTGTTAATGACGGTAATTACAAACTAGCAACAACTTATGCTTCTGGTTCAGATACAGGCTTAAAGTTAACAGCTGCAATTTATAATAGTACAGGAACAAAAATTTCAGATTTAATTACAACTCCTTTAGAACTTACAACGACAACTTCAGCAACTACTTATGTTGCTATAGAGTCTCCAGTTTTTCCTATTACAACTACTGGATCAAAAATAATTAGAATTTCATTTTCTGATGGAACTGGAAGTGGTGTTAACATAGATAAATTTAAATTAGTTTATAATAGCACACTTGGTGTAAATGATTTCGAATCAAATGTTTCAATTAATGTACATCCAAATCCAAGTGCTTCTGGTGTGTTCCAATTGAGGCAGTCAGTTAAATGGGAAGTATATTCTGCTTTAGGTTCTAAAGTAGCTCAAGGTGAAGGTACTGAAATCAATTTGTCATCTCAGGCAAAAGGGGTGTATTTGGTTAAGACCGCTAAAGGTGCTACTAAAGTAGTATTCCAATAG
- a CDS encoding cellulase family glycosylhydrolase, with protein MNKIYKMKLPNLISLLLLSTLSINAQVVLSADFTNNSNNKWELKDIWNVANRISPTTGAGVRTGFEVNTIRMVGGINKKVNGENVPDLDFDPVSYDTNTGTYVYNWNVLKNRINAIKRDGVKIYQFVLDQVPWAFQQGYTFIPTGTRDNINFREDERVTIYGNSLPPKDKVAYFNFIKAMMTELVATYGADEVLSWRFRVGSEIETPEHWKGTEQDFIDHFANTVRAVREVLPTATIGLHTREPDFIYKNGTELNYKGEPIKSFANGILDYCFANNIQYDFWGASEYVLINNSTDRNISQKYIKLFAPLINNPKWNPNAKFDMMEYAIVTTMDGADGLGYINCATPHTEIINLAYSNVFYRNSNKGLQNFFRWGQRPTSIEVPSIAVLKTMTGKNRYETTITGSPSVTGNQIDALFSKSATEKDVVDVLVYNLNASSLNYQNDESIRISFNSELPVGTVLKYRNLTYGKDQNDLENFLKNEPTSGWIKSGFDRRGDPSRTLNTAGAAAWASYTNPNPYAFNDWSYVTTTARTDGGSGSLVTINTSLSSFSFKKYEFRIKEVSTIAIPGTIEAESYNPGGQGVGFSDSDTVDTLGAGNGIDGVDVGIYNGSKYVGHTQNGEWLKYTVNVVNNGNHDFQFLYSAASAGSVVSIDVDGVPLFSNFSLPQTSGINDFKSVSKLKVALTSGVHELRINVQSGGFNLDKIIVETSGLKPFKTIVNIPGTVQIEDYALGGQGVAYNDTTLGNDTSGYRTENDVDLVAGGTGFVSTALAGGEYIRYPIYVTQSGVYHMELNYKTSSTTSKPIAAAILAADLSSSTPLFTDAGGSTTSGVIKKVDGGGGTIYADYISTSFNLYEGNWVIELQIPSGGAGPNYDYFTLVMDSPLGVKDFSKKDEGTKVFPNPSRDGIFNLSQSNSWKIYTLTGSEILSGEGAEINLAAFSKGIYLLKIKGESVKKLLYQ; from the coding sequence ATGAATAAAATATACAAAATGAAATTACCCAATTTAATAAGTTTGCTGCTTTTGAGTACTTTGAGTATCAATGCACAGGTGGTGTTATCTGCAGATTTTACGAATAACAGCAATAACAAGTGGGAGTTAAAAGACATTTGGAATGTCGCCAACCGGATTTCGCCCACAACAGGTGCAGGAGTAAGAACTGGTTTTGAGGTGAATACCATCCGAATGGTTGGTGGGATTAATAAAAAAGTCAATGGAGAAAATGTCCCTGATTTAGATTTTGATCCCGTAAGTTATGATACCAATACAGGCACCTATGTCTATAACTGGAATGTGCTAAAAAACCGTATCAATGCCATTAAAAGAGATGGGGTTAAGATTTATCAATTTGTTCTTGACCAAGTGCCTTGGGCATTTCAACAGGGCTATACTTTTATACCTACGGGAACAAGAGACAATATCAATTTTAGAGAAGACGAAAGAGTAACTATTTATGGAAATTCGTTACCGCCTAAAGACAAAGTGGCTTACTTTAATTTTATAAAGGCCATGATGACCGAATTAGTAGCAACTTATGGTGCAGATGAAGTATTGTCATGGCGTTTTAGAGTGGGTTCTGAAATCGAAACCCCTGAACATTGGAAAGGAACGGAACAAGATTTTATCGATCATTTTGCCAATACTGTTAGAGCCGTTCGTGAAGTATTGCCAACTGCTACAATAGGATTGCACACTCGTGAACCTGACTTTATTTATAAAAATGGGACGGAACTGAATTATAAAGGCGAGCCAATTAAATCTTTTGCCAATGGAATTTTGGATTATTGTTTCGCCAATAATATTCAATATGACTTTTGGGGAGCTTCGGAATATGTTTTGATTAATAATTCTACCGATAGAAATATCAGTCAAAAATACATAAAACTTTTTGCGCCATTAATCAATAACCCGAAGTGGAATCCTAATGCAAAATTTGATATGATGGAATATGCTATTGTTACTACCATGGATGGAGCTGATGGTTTAGGCTATATAAATTGCGCTACGCCACATACCGAAATTATTAATTTGGCTTATTCCAATGTGTTTTATAGAAATAGTAATAAGGGACTACAAAATTTCTTTAGATGGGGACAAAGGCCTACTTCTATTGAAGTGCCTAGTATTGCGGTGCTGAAAACAATGACGGGTAAAAACAGATATGAAACCACTATCACAGGCTCACCTTCTGTAACAGGAAATCAAATAGATGCTCTTTTTTCTAAGAGTGCTACCGAAAAGGATGTTGTGGATGTGTTGGTGTATAACCTCAATGCAAGTTCGCTTAATTATCAAAATGATGAATCAATAAGAATTTCATTTAATAGCGAATTACCAGTAGGTACAGTCTTAAAATACCGAAATCTAACCTATGGTAAGGATCAAAATGATTTGGAAAATTTCTTAAAAAACGAACCTACTTCAGGTTGGATAAAGTCAGGTTTTGATAGAAGAGGAGACCCTTCACGAACTTTAAATACTGCTGGAGCGGCTGCTTGGGCATCTTATACCAATCCTAATCCGTATGCATTTAATGATTGGAGTTATGTTACTACAACAGCTCGTACCGATGGAGGCTCAGGATCTTTGGTAACGATAAACACCAGCTTGTCTTCGTTTTCATTTAAAAAATATGAATTCCGAATCAAAGAAGTTTCCACCATAGCAATTCCGGGAACTATTGAAGCAGAGTCGTACAATCCAGGAGGGCAAGGTGTAGGATTTTCTGATTCGGATACGGTGGATACTTTAGGGGCTGGAAACGGTATCGACGGCGTTGATGTTGGAATTTATAATGGTTCAAAATACGTTGGGCATACCCAAAATGGAGAATGGTTGAAATATACCGTAAACGTAGTGAACAATGGAAATCATGATTTTCAATTTTTATACAGTGCTGCCAGTGCAGGCTCAGTAGTGAGTATTGATGTGGATGGAGTACCTCTTTTTAGTAATTTTTCATTACCTCAAACCTCGGGGATAAACGATTTTAAGTCAGTTAGTAAGTTAAAAGTAGCATTGACTTCAGGTGTTCATGAATTAAGAATCAACGTCCAGTCGGGTGGGTTTAATTTGGATAAAATAATTGTTGAAACATCAGGTTTGAAGCCTTTTAAAACGATAGTGAATATTCCAGGAACGGTACAAATCGAAGACTATGCCTTAGGTGGTCAAGGGGTAGCTTACAATGATACTACACTTGGTAATGATACGAGTGGTTATAGGACAGAAAATGATGTAGATTTAGTCGCTGGAGGAACAGGTTTTGTTTCAACAGCACTGGCAGGTGGTGAATATATCAGATATCCTATTTATGTGACACAGTCTGGGGTGTATCATATGGAGTTGAATTATAAAACATCTTCTACTACTTCTAAACCCATCGCCGCAGCGATATTAGCAGCTGATTTATCGTCATCAACTCCATTATTTACGGATGCTGGTGGTTCTACAACTTCGGGAGTGATTAAAAAAGTTGATGGTGGTGGTGGTACTATTTACGCTGATTATATTTCGACCAGTTTTAATCTTTATGAGGGGAACTGGGTGATTGAATTACAAATACCATCAGGAGGAGCTGGACCTAATTACGATTATTTTACACTTGTAATGGATAGTCCTTTAGGGGTTAAAGATTTTAGTAAAAAAGATGAAGGTACTAAGGTATTTCCTAATCCAAGTCGTGATGGGATTTTTAATTTAAGCCAATCAAATTCATGGAAAATTTATACTTTAACAGGTAGCGAAATTTTATCTGGCGAAGGTGCTGAGATTAATCTTGCAGCCTTTTCTAAAGGAATCTATTTGTTGAAGATAAAAGGAGAATCGGTTAAAAAGCTGTTGTATCAATAG
- a CDS encoding reprolysin-like metallopeptidase, producing the protein MIVKSAFKELSIVAMLRLNFLIVLLRMFFLRLVVILLFFYTTGYSQNNFFSKTKLEHKIHLGENDSLSNRYQFDYSKLSAALKQTFKTSKGTKNKVIVGFPDKRGAIIDFLISERAVLDEEQQQKYPEIRSYFGYNIENPSIKISFSLSPYNGLSGIMITKDEFVIYEPFDNVEAFKVLEKKNIESRTVANCLAPKNLSKLKNIEYLKKQAATTVKKKYKIAIATTNEYSGFHGNTLASVNAAIVATLTNVNAVFENDLNISFQLAPNNDSLLFLDTDSDSFIDTTDYGESLQKLLDTKIGEANYSIGHLFRKGGIAGNSNCIGCVCQSGLKGRAYSSSNHPSGYFFDYNLVAHEIGHQFGANHTWSANGNEGTGVQVEPGSGSTIMGYAGISNSANVGLNNEPYFHGISITQIEDYSSQISCGDFISTTNTKPNIKDFSTIILPISTPFKLEGQAWDNDGDVLTYCWEQIDNSFGRYVFPDSQVTNSNAVLCRSYLPSQNNTRYIPNLDELRYGLNETKWEKVPNVARKATFRLTVRDNNTQGGLTNYKDVEVVFDGNYGPFEFNSFNTKSIFLIPNSYQTISWNVNKTNQLQGGKYLKLVLSTDGGVKYDYVIADNIPNNGVFQFKVPNIVATECRFLLEANGGHFFAINKENFSIGQEVVNVCKKYESSLNLALPISHDLPDAKQINSIVVEDSEMVNNVNVAINLSHEQIKNLEIFIESPRGTKVELKSYGSCGTEKGIVGVFDDEAVHFDCLKSLNNFKFRPQKDALSLFKGENSKGKWNIIIKDNLPSFGGVLNSWSIEFCKKTAKEVTQRENAFDASAVFPNPNDGSFIVSSPVLHSIKKITMELLDSRGRLVYKKEIEETNYLNESITLNSLQSGIYILELTDGEKKISRKILVK; encoded by the coding sequence ATGATCGTAAAAAGCGCTTTTAAGGAATTATCAATAGTTGCGATGTTGCGGTTAAATTTCTTAATTGTTTTATTAAGAATGTTTTTTTTAAGATTAGTGGTGATTCTATTATTTTTTTATACAACAGGATATAGCCAAAACAACTTTTTTTCTAAAACAAAATTAGAGCACAAAATTCATCTAGGGGAAAATGATTCCCTATCAAATCGTTATCAATTTGATTATTCAAAACTAAGTGCTGCCTTAAAGCAAACCTTTAAAACCTCAAAAGGTACAAAAAACAAAGTAATAGTAGGTTTTCCTGATAAAAGAGGTGCTATTATTGATTTTCTGATTTCGGAACGTGCTGTTTTGGATGAAGAACAACAACAAAAATATCCCGAAATACGGTCGTATTTTGGTTACAATATTGAAAATCCATCGATTAAAATAAGTTTTAGTCTTTCTCCCTACAATGGGCTTAGCGGAATTATGATTACTAAAGATGAGTTTGTAATTTACGAACCCTTTGATAATGTTGAAGCTTTTAAGGTATTAGAAAAAAAGAATATTGAAAGTAGGACGGTTGCTAATTGCTTAGCTCCTAAAAATTTAAGTAAGCTAAAAAATATTGAGTATCTTAAAAAACAGGCAGCGACTACTGTCAAAAAAAAATATAAAATTGCAATAGCTACGACTAACGAGTATTCTGGTTTTCACGGAAATACTCTTGCCAGTGTGAATGCTGCAATTGTGGCTACTTTGACAAACGTGAACGCCGTGTTTGAAAATGATTTGAATATTAGTTTTCAATTAGCCCCTAATAATGACAGCCTTTTATTTTTGGATACAGATAGTGATTCTTTTATAGATACCACTGATTATGGGGAGTCATTGCAAAAACTTCTTGACACTAAGATAGGTGAAGCTAATTATTCCATCGGACATTTGTTTCGAAAAGGAGGTATTGCGGGCAACTCAAACTGTATTGGTTGTGTTTGTCAGTCAGGCTTGAAAGGGAGGGCGTATTCTTCAAGTAATCATCCCTCGGGATATTTTTTTGACTACAATCTAGTAGCTCATGAAATTGGCCACCAATTTGGTGCTAATCACACTTGGTCTGCTAATGGAAATGAAGGAACTGGAGTTCAAGTGGAACCCGGTTCAGGTTCTACAATTATGGGATATGCGGGTATTTCTAATTCGGCAAATGTTGGGTTGAATAACGAACCTTATTTTCATGGGATTTCGATTACTCAAATTGAAGACTATTCGAGCCAAATATCATGTGGTGATTTCATAAGCACCACAAATACGAAACCAAATATTAAAGACTTTTCTACAATTATTTTGCCCATATCAACTCCTTTTAAATTAGAAGGGCAAGCATGGGATAATGACGGAGATGTGTTGACCTACTGTTGGGAGCAAATTGACAATAGTTTTGGAAGGTATGTTTTTCCTGACTCTCAGGTGACCAACTCCAATGCCGTTTTATGCAGGTCTTATTTGCCTTCGCAAAATAATACAAGATATATTCCAAATCTTGATGAGTTACGGTATGGTCTTAATGAAACAAAATGGGAAAAAGTTCCTAATGTGGCAAGAAAAGCTACTTTCAGACTGACTGTAAGGGATAATAATACACAGGGCGGGCTTACAAACTACAAAGATGTTGAAGTGGTATTTGATGGTAATTATGGGCCTTTTGAATTTAATTCATTTAATACTAAGTCCATTTTTTTAATACCTAATTCCTATCAAACGATTAGTTGGAACGTAAATAAGACAAACCAGCTTCAAGGGGGGAAATATCTAAAATTAGTACTCTCTACTGATGGAGGAGTAAAATATGATTATGTTATTGCGGATAATATACCTAATAATGGTGTCTTTCAATTTAAGGTACCTAACATCGTAGCAACTGAATGCCGTTTTTTGCTGGAAGCGAATGGAGGTCATTTTTTTGCAATCAATAAAGAAAATTTCTCCATTGGTCAAGAAGTGGTGAATGTCTGTAAAAAATACGAATCCAGTTTAAACTTAGCATTGCCAATAAGTCATGATTTACCTGATGCTAAACAAATAAACAGTATTGTTGTTGAGGATTCGGAAATGGTAAATAATGTTAATGTTGCTATTAATTTATCCCATGAGCAAATTAAGAATTTAGAAATTTTTATTGAAAGCCCACGGGGGACAAAAGTAGAATTAAAGAGCTATGGAAGTTGTGGAACTGAAAAGGGTATAGTAGGAGTATTTGATGATGAAGCGGTGCATTTTGATTGTTTAAAGAGTTTGAATAACTTCAAATTCCGTCCGCAAAAAGATGCTTTATCACTGTTTAAGGGAGAAAATAGCAAAGGAAAATGGAATATAATTATTAAAGATAATTTGCCTTCATTTGGCGGTGTGTTGAATTCATGGTCCATAGAATTTTGTAAAAAAACGGCTAAAGAAGTTACGCAAAGGGAAAATGCCTTTGATGCTAGTGCTGTTTTTCCAAACCCTAATGATGGCAGTTTTATTGTAAGCTCCCCTGTTTTACACTCAATAAAAAAAATTACCATGGAGTTATTGGATTCAAGGGGTAGATTAGTTTATAAAAAAGAAATCGAAGAAACAAATTATTTAAATGAATCCATCACTTTAAACAGCCTACAATCAGGAATCTATATTTTGGAACTTACGGATGGAGAAAAAAAAATATCCCGAAAAATTCTTGTGAAATAA
- a CDS encoding AraC family transcriptional regulator, whose amino-acid sequence MKNKYRKYLMVFDQDKKWGFFINNLGRTVISPNQDYPSKDHPDDYVFEWSKGRVLDEFHLVLITKGEGVFESEQTGKKRISDGDVFLLFPRVWHRYKPSKKTGWTERWVGFSGEIANQFLANGFFTAEEPLLSKCNTESVLNHFNTLFKLFDEEPFGFQRLASGICVQLMAELYNIKQGGNNIEDLNSMISKAKSLMYKNIKQSIDLEKMATELGVSYSKFRIDFKTQTGVSPLQYYLLLKIEKSKELLLNSNKNQKEIAYELGFESDFYFNRLFKQKTGLTPGQFRNFQK is encoded by the coding sequence ATGAAAAACAAATACCGCAAATACCTGATGGTTTTTGACCAAGATAAAAAATGGGGTTTCTTTATCAACAACCTTGGCAGAACTGTAATTAGCCCCAATCAAGACTATCCCTCAAAAGACCATCCTGACGATTATGTATTCGAATGGAGTAAAGGGCGCGTTTTAGACGAATTCCATTTGGTTTTAATCACCAAAGGAGAAGGGGTATTTGAAAGTGAGCAAACAGGTAAAAAAAGAATTTCGGATGGGGATGTATTTTTATTATTTCCCAGAGTTTGGCACCGGTACAAACCTTCAAAAAAGACAGGCTGGACAGAACGTTGGGTAGGTTTTTCGGGCGAAATCGCCAATCAATTTTTGGCCAACGGCTTTTTCACGGCTGAAGAACCACTTCTTTCAAAATGCAATACTGAGTCGGTTTTAAATCATTTCAATACGCTTTTCAAATTATTTGACGAAGAACCCTTTGGTTTTCAAAGACTAGCCTCTGGAATTTGCGTCCAACTAATGGCCGAGCTTTACAACATCAAACAGGGAGGTAACAACATTGAAGACCTCAACTCTATGATTTCAAAAGCCAAAAGTTTGATGTACAAGAACATTAAGCAATCTATTGATTTAGAAAAAATGGCAACGGAACTTGGCGTTAGCTATTCCAAATTTAGAATTGATTTTAAAACCCAAACAGGCGTATCGCCATTGCAATATTATTTGTTACTTAAAATCGAAAAGTCCAAAGAACTGCTTTTAAACTCCAATAAAAACCAAAAAGAAATTGCTTATGAATTGGGCTTTGAATCGGATTTTTATTTTAACCGTCTTTTTAAACAAAAAACAGGATTGACTCCTGGGCAGTTTAGAAATTTTCAAAAATAA
- a CDS encoding family 78 glycoside hydrolase catalytic domain — protein MKNQFKNLVINNAFQLFLAVLLVSSSCCFANSTVKVVDLRCEYRTNPLGIDNTLPRLSWKLLESQQLRGQKQTAYQIVVSTSIQNLHKNIGDLWDSGKVESNQSVNTIYNGKRLISGQECFWKVRIWDVSGVQSNWSEDAKFTMGLLNKEDWKGEWIFKKDQKKTDHNWYRKNINLSEQPSSAYVYLGSFGYHELYVNGQKVTDNVMNPVSSYMKKRIPYLTYDIRKHLKKGKNVIAVWHAAGWARWDRITEYRNPPFAFKAQVEIQLGTTQLALGTDETWKCKVSNSQYYGDWDILRFGGETIDDRKKEDNWNAADYDDSNWSQAGIYNAEELNKNIPERNENVTVNEDKVIGLERFKNRRFTEITAELSAQMVEPQVKFEEVNPIAIQKNADGTYRIDMGRNYTGFFEMKLYKGAVGDSILFEISDQTEKVMNWEQKSKYIYGKSGEGKFTNRFNVAGGRWITVYGLKYEPKLADIKGFVITNDRKRISSFESSSKLLNQIYKTNLDTYLANTLDGILMDCPHRERRGWGEVTVAAMYGDALPNFESGAYMDQYLQYTRDSQFPDGQIRGVINENDRPFLMWKANSPLTVWETYRMLGDKKVLEDNYESMKKWMTWMYQNSNYESGGALITGPQGARDFPGLGDWCTPKGNFWTSSNSPEAIHFNNCVYAFMLDNAEKMALELNKTEEAKIFANRLKVQREATHKMTYNAETGQYGNGQQVNQAFALIAGVTPEAEKKKVTDVLVDNVLYKFPYYDTGSSGQGMYTRYFTEYGERMDLIYELLQDKHHPSYGYFIAQGETVWPERWSSVGVSKIHTCYTGIGGYFIKGFGGIRPNPKSLGMQNMIIKPAVVGDLTFANTAYESMYGKVIVNWTKKNNTANFHIEVPVNSTAQVYVPAVSKNGVKEGKVLAENAKGISFLGTEKNDAVGNYVIYNVSSGIYDFQVSELPKTVYPEPIGTNKNLALLGRMNASSMFIETEKLPGFEAFKANDENNETSWQAKDANNQYLEVEWVKPQTFSKVIINELGTTIEGYKIQFWNGKEWKVLATGKSCGQNKEHNFKTVTATKCRITIDKGQKAVSIAEFKIYM, from the coding sequence ATGAAAAACCAATTTAAAAATCTTGTAATAAATAATGCTTTCCAATTGTTTCTGGCGGTATTATTAGTGTCTAGTAGTTGTTGTTTTGCCAATTCTACAGTGAAAGTCGTGGACTTGCGATGCGAGTATCGAACGAATCCTTTAGGGATTGATAATACCTTGCCTAGGTTGAGTTGGAAACTTCTAGAATCCCAACAGCTGAGAGGTCAAAAACAAACAGCCTATCAAATTGTTGTTTCGACTAGTATTCAAAACCTACATAAAAATATCGGCGATTTATGGGATTCTGGAAAAGTAGAAAGCAATCAATCCGTTAATACCATTTATAACGGAAAGCGATTAATTTCTGGTCAAGAATGTTTCTGGAAAGTCCGTATATGGGATGTGTCAGGTGTGCAGTCGAACTGGAGTGAAGATGCCAAATTCACGATGGGTTTGTTGAACAAAGAGGACTGGAAAGGCGAGTGGATTTTTAAGAAAGACCAAAAGAAAACCGACCACAATTGGTACCGCAAAAACATTAATTTATCAGAACAACCCAGTTCGGCCTATGTTTATTTGGGGTCTTTTGGTTACCATGAATTGTATGTAAACGGTCAAAAAGTGACCGATAATGTAATGAATCCTGTTTCGTCTTATATGAAAAAGCGAATTCCGTATTTGACGTATGATATTAGGAAGCATTTGAAAAAAGGGAAAAATGTCATTGCGGTTTGGCATGCCGCTGGTTGGGCTAGATGGGACCGCATTACCGAGTACAGAAATCCGCCTTTTGCATTCAAAGCTCAAGTAGAAATCCAACTGGGAACTACTCAATTAGCCCTTGGTACTGATGAAACATGGAAATGTAAAGTAAGTAACAGTCAGTATTATGGGGATTGGGATATTTTGCGTTTTGGTGGCGAAACCATTGATGACAGAAAAAAAGAAGATAACTGGAATGCGGCAGATTATGATGATAGTAATTGGTCTCAGGCGGGTATTTACAATGCCGAGGAACTAAATAAAAACATCCCCGAAAGGAATGAAAATGTTACGGTAAATGAGGATAAGGTTATTGGTCTAGAGCGATTCAAAAACAGAAGGTTTACTGAAATTACAGCCGAGTTAAGTGCTCAAATGGTGGAACCTCAAGTCAAGTTTGAAGAGGTTAACCCCATTGCAATTCAAAAAAATGCCGACGGTACCTATCGCATTGATATGGGACGCAATTATACTGGTTTTTTTGAAATGAAATTGTACAAAGGGGCTGTTGGCGATTCGATTTTGTTTGAGATTAGCGACCAAACCGAAAAAGTGATGAACTGGGAGCAAAAAAGCAAATACATTTACGGAAAATCGGGTGAAGGAAAATTTACCAACCGATTCAATGTCGCCGGTGGACGCTGGATTACCGTTTATGGTCTGAAATACGAACCCAAATTAGCCGATATTAAAGGTTTTGTGATTACCAATGACCGTAAACGCATTAGTTCATTTGAAAGTTCGAGTAAATTATTAAACCAGATTTACAAAACAAATTTGGATACCTACCTAGCCAATACCCTTGACGGAATATTAATGGATTGCCCACACCGCGAGCGAAGAGGTTGGGGTGAAGTGACCGTAGCAGCCATGTACGGTGATGCGCTACCTAATTTTGAAAGTGGTGCTTACATGGATCAGTATTTACAATACACGCGCGATTCACAATTTCCCGATGGTCAAATTCGTGGTGTTATTAATGAAAACGATCGTCCTTTTTTAATGTGGAAAGCCAATAGCCCTTTAACAGTTTGGGAAACCTACAGAATGTTGGGGGACAAAAAAGTATTAGAAGATAACTACGAGTCGATGAAAAAATGGATGACTTGGATGTATCAAAATTCTAATTATGAGTCGGGAGGTGCATTGATTACAGGGCCACAAGGAGCTAGAGATTTCCCTGGTTTAGGCGATTGGTGTACTCCAAAAGGAAATTTCTGGACCAGTAGCAACTCGCCCGAAGCGATTCATTTTAACAACTGTGTTTATGCCTTTATGCTAGATAATGCCGAGAAAATGGCTTTAGAATTAAACAAAACCGAAGAAGCAAAAATCTTTGCCAATCGTTTAAAAGTACAACGAGAAGCTACGCATAAAATGACGTATAATGCTGAAACAGGCCAATATGGCAATGGGCAACAAGTCAATCAAGCCTTTGCTTTGATTGCAGGCGTAACCCCCGAAGCCGAAAAGAAAAAAGTAACGGATGTTTTAGTAGATAATGTGTTGTACAAATTTCCGTATTACGACACGGGGAGTTCAGGACAAGGTATGTACACCCGTTATTTTACCGAGTATGGAGAGCGCATGGATTTGATTTATGAGTTGCTACAGGACAAGCATCATCCTAGTTATGGCTATTTTATAGCACAGGGCGAAACCGTTTGGCCAGAACGTTGGTCTTCGGTTGGTGTTAGTAAAATCCATACTTGTTATACAGGAATTGGCGGTTATTTTATCAAAGGTTTTGGTGGTATTCGTCCTAATCCTAAAAGTTTAGGCATGCAAAATATGATCATAAAACCAGCAGTTGTGGGTGATTTAACTTTTGCCAATACAGCATACGAATCCATGTATGGAAAAGTAATTGTCAATTGGACAAAGAAAAATAACACTGCCAATTTCCATATCGAAGTTCCTGTCAATTCTACCGCTCAGGTGTATGTACCAGCTGTTTCTAAAAATGGGGTGAAAGAAGGAAAAGTACTCGCAGAAAATGCCAAAGGAATTAGCTTTCTAGGTACCGAAAAAAATGATGCTGTTGGGAATTATGTCATCTATAATGTGTCATCTGGAATCTATGATTTTCAGGTGAGCGAATTGCCAAAAACCGTTTATCCAGAACCTATAGGGACTAATAAAAACCTGGCTTTACTAGGCAGAATGAACGCTTCATCGATGTTTATTGAAACAGAAAAGTTGCCTGGTTTCGAAGCTTTCAAAGCCAATGATGAAAACAACGAAACCAGCTGGCAGGCTAAAGACGCCAATAACCAGTATTTAGAAGTCGAATGGGTAAAACCACAAACCTTTAGCAAAGTAATCATCAATGAGTTAGGAACTACTATTGAAGGCTACAAAATTCAGTTTTGGAACGGAAAAGAATGGAAAGTTTTAGCAACAGGAAAAAGCTGTGGGCAAAACAAAGAACACAATTTTAAAACGGTAACTGCTACTAAGTGCAGAATTACAATTGATAAGGGACAAAAAGCGGTTTCAATAGCCGAGTTTAAAATTTATATGTAA